GGGGGTTAGCCCCTCCAGGAGGTCCCGAAGGGTTTCCGGGTCCAGGAGGTCCTCCAGCCCCATGCCCTCATCCACCTCCAGTTCGACAAGCCAAAAGGTCCTGAGGCTAAGGGGCAGGCGGCGGGCCCAGTCCTCCAGACCGCCCCCCTCAGGAAGGGGTTCCTTCCGCCAGGGCCTTTGCGCCTCGAGGCGGCGGACGCGGAGGGGGTAGACGTTGAGCCAGTCCAGGTTCACGGCCCGGTTCCCGGGGGGGACGAGGAAGGCCTCTTCCACCTCCTCCTCGGGCGGGGCCAGGAGGAGCCAGGTGAAGAGGAACTCCTCCGGCCATAGGTCCCCGGGCGGGGGTTCGGGAGGGGAAAGGGGGGCGAGGGGGTCCCGCCCGAGCTCCAGGCGTAGGCGCAGGGCCTCCCTCACCCCCCAGGGGAGCTCCTCCCGCAGCAGGCGGCGCACCCGCCCCTCGGGCCAATCCCCAAAGGGCCGGTATAGGAGGGCGTAGAGCTCCAGGAGGAGGCTATCGGGGAAGGCCTTGCGGAAGTGGGCCAGCTCTCCGGGGGAGGCCGCGGCCGAGGCCGCCTCCCGTTCCTCCGGGGAGGCCCCGAGGAGCTCCCCGAGGCTCGCCAAGGGCACGAAGGGCGGCCTCCCCTCCTCCAGGAAGCGGAGGCGCATCACCCCCTCCCTCATCTCCTGCCTCACGTCTTCCGGGGAAAGGAGGCCCGAGCGCAGGAAGGGGCGGCCCCAAAGGGTGAGCTCCCCTAGCCCCAGGCGGGGAAGCCAGGACCGGAAGGCCTCCCAAGCGAAGGGTGGAGGGGACACGTCGGCCCGGCCCGGGGAGAGGAAGAGCCCCAGGGGAACCAGGGGCCTCCCCTCCTCTTCCGCCTCCAGAGGCTCCTCCAGGTGGGGAAACCGGGCCCTTAGGGGCGGGTCAAAGGCCCGGTCCAGCTCCAGGGCCACCCTCCCCTCTCCCACACCCAGGGCCAGGAGGGCGAGCCCCTCGGCGAGGTGGGGGTCCTTGGGGCGCCGGGCGAGGAGGGGCCGGGCCTCCTCCGCCAGGGACGGCCCCTCCTGGGGGAAACGGGCGAGGAGGCGGGCCAGCTCCACCCTCCAGTCCCCGCCCCACACCTCCCCGAGCTCCCCGGCGAGGCCTTGCGCCCTAAGGAAGGCCCCCCGGGCCAGGTACAGGCGCACCAGGAGGTAGCCCGGATAGGGGGAAGGGCGTTTGCGGAAAAACCCTTCCAGGGAGGGGATGTCCTCCTGGTAGAGCCACCGCTCCACCTCCCGGGCCACCTCCGGAGGAAGCCCCTGCTCCTCCAGAACGGCCTCCGCCCAGGCGGTGTCCCCCGGGAGAGGGAGGCCCCGCCGCTCCAGAAAGCGGGCCAAGTCCAGGAGGTGGGCGGGAAACTCCGTGCCGTAGATCCGCCAAAGCTCGGCGCAGGCCTCCCCACCCATGGCCTTGGCCCCAAGTTCCATGAGGCGGAGCCCTTCGTAGGCCCCGTCCGAGGTGAAGCGGAGGTAGCCGTAGAGGAACCGGGCCTCCGGGTCCTTGGGGTGCCTGCGGTAGGCCCGCTCCGCGTGCTCCAAGGCCTCGAGGAGATCCCCCTCCTCCAGGAGGTCCCAGGCCCGTTCCAGCTCCCAGCGCCCCATGAAGAGATCATACACAGGGGCCTCACCCCCGGGAAACCCCCGCCTCCTGGAAGGTGGCCATGTGGAGGATGCGGGCCGCGGCCCGGAGAAGGGGCATGGCGAGGACCGCCCCCGTCCCCTCCCCCAGGGCGAGGTCCAGGTCCAAAAGCGGCCTCAGGCCCAGGGCCTCCAGCTGGTGGCGGTGGCCGGGCTCCCGGGAGAGGTGGCCGGCGAAGAGGTGGTCCCTAAGCCCCGGCGCCATCTTCCAGGCCAAAAGGGCCCCCGCGGTCACGGGAAAGCCGTCCAGGACCAAGGGAAGCCCGGCCTCGTACCCCTCGAGGTAGATCCCGGCGATGGCCACAAGCTCAAGCCCCCCCACCTCGGCCGCCACCTCGAGGGGACCCATGCCCGGATGGAGGCGGGCGAGGGCCCGGGCCACCGCTTGGCGCTTCCGCCTCAGGCCCTCCTCCCCCACCCCCGTCCCCCGGCCCACCACGGCCTCGGGAGGGAGGCCTAAGAGGGCGGCGGTGAGGGCGGCCGCCGCCGTGGTGTTGCCGATGCCCATGTCCCCGGCGGCGAGGAGGGTGGCCCCTTCCGCGATGGCCCGCCTCGCCGCCTCGCGGCCCGCCAGGAGGGCCCTCTCCGCCTCCTCCGGGGTCATGGCGGGGCCTTGGGCGAGGTTCGCCGTCCCCGGGCGCACCTTGCGCTTGAGAAGCCCCGGGTGGTCGGGAAGCTCCCCCACCACCCCCACGTCCAGGACGTAGACGGCGCAGTCCGCCGCCAGGGCGAACTGGTTGATGGCGGCGCCCCCGCGGAGGAAGTTCAGGACCATCTGCCGGGTGACCTCCTGGGGGTAGGCCGAGACCCCCTCGGCCACCACCCCGTGGTCGGCGGCGGCCACCACCACCGCCCCCCGCCCGAGCTCGGGCTTCACCCGGCCCTGGAGGGCGGCGAGGCGCAGGGCCACCTCCTCCAGGTAGCCCAAGGCGCGGGGGGGCTTGGTGAGCTGGTCCATGCGGAGCCGGGCTTGGGCGAAGACCTCCGGGTCCATCACGGGGAAAAGCTTACCCTAAGGGCATGGAGCTCTGGCTCGTGCGCCACGGGGAGACCCTCTGGAACCGGGAGGGAAGGCTTCTCGGCTGGACGGACCTCCCCCTCACGGCGGAGGGCGAGGCCCAGGCGCGAAGGCTCAAGGGGGCGCTTCCTTCTCTTCCCGCCTTCAGCTCGGACCTCCTCCGGGCGAGGCGGACGGCGGAGCTTGCGGGGTTTTCCCCCCGCCTCTACCCCGAGCTTCGGGAGATCCACTTCGGAGCGCTGGAGGGGGCCCTTTGGGAGACCCTGGACCCCCGTTACAAGGAGGCCCTCCTAAGGTTCCAGGGCTTCCACCCCCCGGGAGGGGAAAGCCTCTCGGCCTTCCAGGAAAGGGTCTTCCGCTTCCTGGAGGGGCTTAAAGCCCCTGCGGTCCTCTTCACCCACGGGGGGGTGGTGCGGGCGGTGCTCAGGGCCTTGGGGGAGGACGGCCTTGTGCCCCCGGGAAGCGCGGTGGCGGTGGACTGGCCCAGGAGGGTGCTCGTCCGCCTCGCCCTTGACGGGGAGGAGGCAACGGGGTAAAACAGGGGCGAGAGCGGCCGGGGTGCCCCAGGGCCCGGATGTCCTGGGGCGCAAAAGGGGGAAGACCGGTGAAAGTCCGGCGCTGTGCCGCAACGGTAACCGGCCCTAAGCCACAGGCCTAGCGTCTTGGCCGGAAGCCCGGATACCCGCCCCGGTGCGCGCCTCACCTGCCCCCGAGCAGGGGCGAAAGGAGGCAAGCATGGAAAACACCCTCGGGTTCCGGTTTAAGCCCCGCGTTTCCTCCCACCAAAAGGAAGGTGCCCCGTGACGGGCCTCGAGCTTCTGGCCGTGGCCCTGGGGATGCGCCACGGCGTGGACCCCGACCACCTGGCGGCGGTGGACGGGCTTTCCCGGGTGAGGCCCTCGCCCCTTAACGGCGTCCTCTTCGCCCTGGGGCACGGGGGGGTGGTCACCCTCCTGGCCTTCCCCGCGGCAAGCCTCCTCGGGCGGGTGGACCTCGAGGCCCTCCACCTCCCCGCCTTCCTCCTCCTCTTGGTGGCGGCCCTGAACCTCTACCGGCTCCTCAAGCCCACCCCTCCTACCCCCCCGAAAGGGCTTCCCCTCCTCAACCCCCTCCTCCTCGGGGTCCTCTTCGGCCTCGGGTTTGAGACGGCGAGCCAGCTTTCCGCCCTGGCCCTTTCCGCCGAGCTCTCCCCTTTGCGCCTCGGGGCCTTCTTCACCCTGGGGATGCTCCTCGTGGACGGGGTGGACGGGCTTCTGGCGAGCCGTCTGCAGAACCTGGCCAAGGACTCCCGAAGGGCGGAAGAGGCGAGCCGCCTCCTCGGGTGGGCGGTGGTGGCCGTGGCCCTGGTTCTGGCCCTGGCGGAGCTCGGGGGGGTGGACCTCGAGGCCTTCGCCCTACCCCTAGGCCTCGGCCTCTTCGGCCTCCTGGTCTCCTTGAGGCTCTACGCCCTGAGGCCCGCATGAGCCACCCCTACCCCCCGCCCCGGGACAAGAAGGGAAGCCGCATCGGCTTCACCACGGGGGCAAACGCCGCCGCGGCGGCCAAGGCCGCGGCCCTCGCCCTCCTCGGGGAAGCCCCGGAGGTGGTGGACATCTGGCTTCCCGCGGGGTGGCGGCAACCCTTCCGGGTCTTCCGCCTGGAAAGGAAGGGGGACGGGGTCCTGGTGGGGATGATCAAGGACGCCGGGGACGACCCCGACGTGACCCACGGGGCGGAGATCCAGGCCTTCGTGCGCTTTGCGAGCGAAGACCGCCTCGAGGGGGGCGAGGGGGTAGGGGTGGTGACCAAGCCCGGCCTCGGGGTGCCCGTGGGGGAGCCCGCCATCAACCCCGTGCCCAGGCGGATGATCTGGGAAGCGGTGCGGGAGGTGACGGAAAGGCCCCTCGCCGTCACCATCGCCATCCCCGGCGGGGAGGAGCTCGCCAAGAAGACCTTAAACCCCAGGCTCGGGATCCTCGGGGGGCTCTCCGTCCTCGGGACCACGGGGGTGGTGAAGCCCTACTCCACCAGCGCCTTCCGCATGAGCGTGGTCCAGGCGGTGGGGGTGGCGCGGGCGAACGGGCTCTTAGAGATCGCCGCCACCACGGGGGGCAAGAGCGAGCGCTTCGCCCAAAGGCTCCTCCCCCACCTCCCGGAGATGGCCTTCATAGAGATGGGGGACTTCGTGGGGGACGTCCTCCGGGCCGCCAGGAAGGTGGGGGTAGAGGTGGTGCGCGTCGTGGGAATGATCGGGAAGATCTCCAAGATGGCCGACGGCAAGACCATGACCCACGCCGCCGGGGGCGAGGTGAACCTCTCCCTCCTCCTTTCCCTCCTCAAGGAGGCGGGGGCAAGCCCTAAGGCCCTCAAGGAGGCGGAGGGGGCGGCCACCGCCCGCCGCTTCCTGGAGATCGCCTTAGAAGAGGGCCTGGAGCTTTTCTTCGTGAACCTCGTCCGCCTGGCCCAGGAGAAGCTCCAGGCCTACATCGGGGAGAGGCCCTTCGTGAGCGTGGCCCTCACCGACTTTGACGAGGGGCGGTGCCTCGCCGCCTGGCCCGACAGGGAGGTGTACCGTGGATGACCTGATCAAGGCGCAGAAAAACCCTGCCCACCAGATGACGGAAAAAGGGCGGGCCATAGAGGAGGAGAGCTTCCGCATCGTGGACCAGGAAGCGGGGCCCCACGGCTTCTCCCCCCTGGAGTGGCCCGTGGTGCGCCGGATGATCCACGCCACCGCCGACTTTGAGTACAAGGCGCTCACCCGCTTTAGCCAAGGGGCGGTGGAGGCGGGGCTAAAGGCCATCCAAGCGGGGGCGCGGATCCTGGTGGACGCCCGGATGATCGCCTGCGGCCTAAACCCGGAAAGGCTCAGGCTCTTCGGCAACGAGGTGGTGGAGCTCCTCGCCCACCCTGAGGTGGTGGCAAGGGCCAAGGCCACGGGGGGAACCCGGGCCGAGGCGGCGGTGGCCTACGCCTGGGAAAAGGGGCTTCTGGACGGGGCCATCGTGGGGGTGGGGAACGCCCCCACCTTCCTCCTCGCCCTGGTGGAGGCCATCCGGCAAGGGGCGAGGCCCGCCCTGGTCCTGGGGATGCCCGTGGGCTTCGTGAACGTCCTGGAGGCCAAGCGGGCCCTCATGGAAGCCCCGGTGCCCTGGATCGTCACGGAGGGCCGAAAAGGGGGAAGCACCCTGGTGGTGGCCGCCCTCCACGCCCTGATCCGCCTCGCGGCGGACGGGGGGGTGGACACCTCCAGGGCCTACAGGGAGGGGTAGATGGTCTACGTGATCGGGATGGGCGCGAGGGGCCGGGAGGGCCTGAGCCTAAAGGCCCTAAGGCGCCTGGAGGAGGCGGAGGTCCTGATCGGCGGCAGGCGCCACCTCGCCCACTTCCCCGACCACCCCGGGGAGAAGGTGCCCGTCCAGGGCCCCCTGGAGGCCCTTTTGGACCTGGCGGAGGCGCGGCTTAAAGAGGGGAAGAAGGTGGCCTTCCTGGCCTCGGGGGACCCCCTCTTCTACGGGATCGGCAAAAGGGTCCTGGAACGCTTCCCCGAGGCCGAG
The sequence above is drawn from the Thermus thermophilus HB8 genome and encodes:
- the cobT gene encoding nicotinate-nucleotide--dimethylbenzimidazole phosphoribosyltransferase; protein product: MDPEVFAQARLRMDQLTKPPRALGYLEEVALRLAALQGRVKPELGRGAVVVAAADHGVVAEGVSAYPQEVTRQMVLNFLRGGAAINQFALAADCAVYVLDVGVVGELPDHPGLLKRKVRPGTANLAQGPAMTPEEAERALLAGREAARRAIAEGATLLAAGDMGIGNTTAAAALTAALLGLPPEAVVGRGTGVGEEGLRRKRQAVARALARLHPGMGPLEVAAEVGGLELVAIAGIYLEGYEAGLPLVLDGFPVTAGALLAWKMAPGLRDHLFAGHLSREPGHRHQLEALGLRPLLDLDLALGEGTGAVLAMPLLRAAARILHMATFQEAGVSRG
- a CDS encoding histidine phosphatase family protein, whose product is MELWLVRHGETLWNREGRLLGWTDLPLTAEGEAQARRLKGALPSLPAFSSDLLRARRTAELAGFSPRLYPELREIHFGALEGALWETLDPRYKEALLRFQGFHPPGGESLSAFQERVFRFLEGLKAPAVLFTHGGVVRAVLRALGEDGLVPPGSAVAVDWPRRVLVRLALDGEEATG
- a CDS encoding HoxN/HupN/NixA family nickel/cobalt transporter translates to MTGLELLAVALGMRHGVDPDHLAAVDGLSRVRPSPLNGVLFALGHGGVVTLLAFPAASLLGRVDLEALHLPAFLLLLVAALNLYRLLKPTPPTPPKGLPLLNPLLLGVLFGLGFETASQLSALALSAELSPLRLGAFFTLGMLLVDGVDGLLASRLQNLAKDSRRAEEASRLLGWAVVAVALVLALAELGGVDLEAFALPLGLGLFGLLVSLRLYALRPA
- a CDS encoding cobalt-precorrin-5B (C(1))-methyltransferase; translation: MSHPYPPPRDKKGSRIGFTTGANAAAAAKAAALALLGEAPEVVDIWLPAGWRQPFRVFRLERKGDGVLVGMIKDAGDDPDVTHGAEIQAFVRFASEDRLEGGEGVGVVTKPGLGVPVGEPAINPVPRRMIWEAVREVTERPLAVTIAIPGGEELAKKTLNPRLGILGGLSVLGTTGVVKPYSTSAFRMSVVQAVGVARANGLLEIAATTGGKSERFAQRLLPHLPEMAFIEMGDFVGDVLRAARKVGVEVVRVVGMIGKISKMADGKTMTHAAGGEVNLSLLLSLLKEAGASPKALKEAEGAATARRFLEIALEEGLELFFVNLVRLAQEKLQAYIGERPFVSVALTDFDEGRCLAAWPDREVYRG
- a CDS encoding precorrin-8X methylmutase, translated to MDDLIKAQKNPAHQMTEKGRAIEEESFRIVDQEAGPHGFSPLEWPVVRRMIHATADFEYKALTRFSQGAVEAGLKAIQAGARILVDARMIACGLNPERLRLFGNEVVELLAHPEVVARAKATGGTRAEAAVAYAWEKGLLDGAIVGVGNAPTFLLALVEAIRQGARPALVLGMPVGFVNVLEAKRALMEAPVPWIVTEGRKGGSTLVVAALHALIRLAADGGVDTSRAYREG